The following proteins come from a genomic window of Diadema setosum chromosome 20, eeDiaSeto1, whole genome shotgun sequence:
- the LOC140243516 gene encoding mu-type opioid receptor-like, with the protein MAENMTSHPPFTPSPIGGTTSDRSTPSVDGRSFKFDDYTQHVILSILFIIICALGVFGNSLVVLGVFLCRKLRTVTNVFVVNLAVADLLTCMTIPWNAVALLSKGGWPLPEWVCVVVALVSFTCVGCSLFTLATIAINRWLVITHALHAYRRVYTPLNLALMIVAIWTIPFLVALIPPLIGLGELGYAEKYSTCSHKTTHELSDYYSVLQALIFYPVPLVIIIVCYVKVYLHVRRHTKAMTEQAEGSSSSMHASLKRQSSHQQMRLSRRQLEITKNLFYVVLAFFICITPYGVALMIPPSDPAIPWTAAILLCNSCINPIIYATKHPNFKLVFRCMLTCQCSKIPEQSEFLRSVRYISSQQRNSR; encoded by the coding sequence ATGGCagaaaatatgacgtcacatcCGCCTTTCACCCCTTCACCAATTGGTGGCACTACCTCTGATAGATCGACCCCTTCAGTGGATGGCAGGTCTTTCAAGTTCGATGACTACACCCAACATGTGATTCTGTCCAtccttttcatcatcatctgtgCGCTTGGCGTCTTCGGCAACAGTCTGGTGGTGCTCGGCGTCTTCCTGTGCAGGAAACTTCGGACAGTGACCAACGTGTTCGTGGTCAACCTCGCCGTGGCAGACCTTTTGACCTGCATGACGATACCGTGGAACGCCGTGGCCCTGCTGAGCAAGGGTGGCTGGCCGCTACCCGAGTGGGTGTGCGTGGTGGTGGCCCTAGTGAGCTTCACGTGTGTGGGATGTAGCCTGTTCACGCTAGCGACCATCGCGATCAATCGTTGGCTGGTCATCACGCACGCCCTGCACGCTTACCGTCGGGTCTACACCCCGCTTAACCTAGCCCTGATGATCGTAGCCATCTGGACCATTCCGTTTCTCGTCGCGCTCATACCGCCCCTGATAGGCCTTGGAGAACTTGGTTACGCGGAAAAGTACAGCACATGCTCGCACAAGACCACGCATGAATTGTCCGACTACTACAGCGTGCTCCAGGCCCTTATCTTTTACCCAGTCCCACTAGTCATAATCATTGTGTGCTACGTTAAAGTGTACCTCCACGTTCGACGACACACCAAAGCCATGACTGAGCAGGCGGAGGGATCATCGTCGTCCATGCACGCTAGCCTGAAGCGACAGTCCAGTCATCAGCAGATGCGTCTGAGCAGACGACAGCTGGAAATCACCAAGAACCTCTTTTATGTTGTGCTTGCCTTCTTCATTTGCATCACGCCGTACGGCGTGGCGCTCATGATTCCGCCCAGCGACCCTGCCATTCCGTGGACCGCCGCCATCTTGCTTTGCAACAGCTGCATCAACCCAATCATCTACGCCACTAAACACCCAAACTTCAAGCTCGTCTTCAGATGTATGCTTACGTGTCAATGCAGCAAGATACCCGAGCAATCGGAGTTTCTGCGATCAGTGCGATACATAAGCTCGCAGCAGCGTAACTCTCGTTGA